A single region of the Cytophagales bacterium genome encodes:
- a CDS encoding transposase, with product MEFVPDRMYHFYNRGNDKVKIFYNRENYLYFLRKVKKHMLPNCEILAYCLMTNHFHFLLYTKENLRDNSLNKAIGIILSSYSKAINKQENRTGSLFQQHSDAIDLEQDSHKRTTGDMSTNEYPFICFNYIHQNPYVAGVVKRMEDWEFSSFQDYCGIRNETLCNKALARKLLDLPKDNNEFYEMSYEMVDKDKLKKYF from the coding sequence ATGGAATTTGTTCCTGACAGGATGTATCATTTTTATAATAGAGGTAATGATAAAGTCAAAATATTTTATAATAGAGAAAATTACTTATACTTTCTTAGAAAGGTAAAAAAGCATATGCTACCAAATTGTGAAATACTGGCTTATTGTCTGATGACTAATCATTTTCACTTTTTATTATATACAAAAGAGAATCTGAGAGATAATTCCCTAAATAAAGCTATTGGTATAATCTTGAGTTCTTATTCCAAAGCAATTAATAAACAAGAAAATAGAACCGGTTCATTATTTCAACAGCATAGTGATGCTATAGATTTAGAACAGGATAGCCATAAAAGAACAACTGGGGATATGTCGACAAATGAGTACCCTTTTATATGTTTTAATTATATTCATCAAAATCCTTATGTTGCAGGTGTAGTAAAAAGAATGGAAGACTGGGAGTTTTCATCTTTTCAGGATTATTGCGGAATTAGAAATGAAACATTGTGTAATAAAGCATTAGCCAGGAAATTGCTTGATTTACCTAAAGATAATAATGAATTTTATGAAATGTCGTATGAAATGGTAGATAAAGACAAACTAAAAAAATATTTTTAA
- a CDS encoding T9SS type B sorting domain-containing protein: MKKLIIYSVYIKVLLVLILSNGVKSSIAQQVFQKTYGGISEDTSYSIYQTADGGYIFTGTTNSFGAGGNDVLLIKTDSLGDTLWTKAYGGTGNDHGRSVMQTTDLGYIITGYTNSFGAGEYDVYLIKTDSNGNTQWTKTYGGAVYDAGSSVIQTTDGSYIITGVTESFGAGGADLYFIKADANGNTMWAKTFGGSAADHGNSIQQTNDNGYIIAGKTESFGAGGADVYLIRTNADGDTLWTRSFGGSTGDEEGYEVHQTGDGGYIISGYTSSFGAGNDDIYLIKADPVGNLSWSKTYGGAEFEYGLSVVQNNSGGYVVTGNFNSFGATTVDVYLLRTDPAGNMIGNMKSFGSGSGDDFSSSIKQTADGGYIIAGYSQSFGAGGFDVFLIKADSTGGSDVGGCGGGAVVPIVNAPATVVNSTATQIGSGGTINSAATIVNNTASVIGTLPLGLILTIDNHVSCNGGADGLATASVSGGTPPYNYLWAPGNISIDTIATSNTQDSLPAGPYTVTVFDAFGCFAEINFTIYEPDPLILTTTSNLSCTGGIATVSLTGGTLPYDYSWTTGDITLASTDTFNTISGLAIGTHSVTITDANGCTTSDSIIFTGPGALDVSADTGSAICGQNDGLAWAVISGGAGPYTYLWDDSLGQTTDTAFNLYAGFYTVIVADSNGCVDSAYAIVNNLLAPVIKLDSTSNISCNGDNSGDIYISVSGGTLPYAYLWSDSQTTEDINTLTAGSYTLAITDGNGCKSFINVILTEPPSIGLTVTVNSNVSCNGGTDGMVTASITAGPSPYDYVWSTGNSTLGTNATSDAVTNLSADTIWVTITDASGCSEVDSVTITEPGALVLDVDSSNISCKDSSDGQIYITVKNGAPPYTYLWNDPGNQTDSTATGLPAGTYTVVVTDSNGCTDSAIVTITQPVSFIVLTTDSTPSFAGNNDGSAWVSVTGGTGPYSYLWDDSTGQKTDTAFNLYAGIYTIIVTDANGCVDSAEVIVDSITAIKLTFYSGISPNLDDVNDSWYIIGIDSFPNNNVTIYNRYGHLVWGEKNYDNKDVFWKGTNRRGRRIPDGTYFFLIEITNTTGRQIEVTKNGKPEPVIYEGEKVIINGWVEIMR; the protein is encoded by the coding sequence ATGAAAAAGTTAATTATCTATTCAGTTTATATAAAAGTCCTTTTAGTATTGATATTATCTAACGGGGTGAAATCTTCAATCGCTCAGCAAGTCTTCCAAAAAACCTATGGCGGCATAAGTGAAGATACCAGCTATTCCATCTATCAAACTGCTGACGGGGGATATATTTTCACAGGAACTACGAATAGTTTCGGAGCAGGAGGTAATGACGTACTTCTGATCAAAACCGATTCTCTTGGAGATACATTGTGGACAAAAGCATATGGCGGGACTGGCAACGATCATGGCAGATCAGTGATGCAAACCACTGACCTGGGATATATCATCACCGGGTATACCAACAGTTTTGGAGCAGGAGAATATGATGTTTATTTGATCAAAACCGATTCTAATGGAAACACCCAATGGACAAAAACTTATGGAGGAGCAGTTTATGACGCAGGCAGTTCAGTGATCCAAACCACAGACGGTAGTTATATCATCACCGGAGTAACAGAAAGTTTTGGAGCCGGAGGGGCTGATCTTTATTTTATCAAGGCAGATGCTAATGGAAATACAATGTGGGCTAAAACCTTTGGCGGAAGCGCTGCCGATCATGGCAATTCGATTCAGCAAACTAATGACAATGGTTATATCATTGCAGGAAAAACCGAAAGTTTTGGAGCAGGGGGGGCTGATGTGTATTTGATCCGTACTAATGCTGACGGAGATACGCTGTGGACAAGATCTTTTGGGGGCAGTACAGGAGACGAAGAAGGATATGAAGTTCACCAAACAGGGGATGGAGGATACATTATCAGCGGCTATACAAGCAGTTTTGGAGCCGGTAATGATGATATTTATTTGATCAAGGCAGATCCTGTCGGAAATTTGTCCTGGTCAAAAACTTACGGAGGTGCAGAATTTGAGTATGGGTTGTCCGTTGTGCAAAATAATAGCGGGGGATACGTTGTCACAGGAAATTTTAACAGTTTTGGGGCAACAACTGTTGATGTTTATCTACTCCGAACTGATCCTGCCGGAAATATGATAGGAAATATGAAATCCTTTGGCAGCGGATCAGGTGACGATTTTTCCAGTTCAATAAAACAAACCGCTGATGGAGGGTATATTATCGCTGGGTATTCACAAAGTTTTGGGGCAGGAGGATTTGACGTTTTTTTGATCAAAGCTGATTCCACAGGTGGGAGTGATGTAGGTGGCTGCGGAGGGGGTGCTGTGGTTCCCATCGTAAATGCTCCTGCAACTGTTGTAAATTCTACCGCAACACAGATAGGATCGGGGGGAACCATTAACAGCGCTGCAACTATTGTTAATAATACGGCTTCTGTGATCGGGACGCTGCCTTTAGGATTGATCTTAACAATAGATAATCACGTAAGTTGTAACGGAGGAGCGGACGGACTAGCTACAGCAAGTGTATCGGGCGGCACACCCCCTTACAATTATCTGTGGGCGCCTGGCAATATTTCTATTGATACTATTGCTACGTCAAATACACAAGACAGCTTACCGGCAGGGCCGTATACGGTTACTGTTTTTGACGCCTTTGGTTGTTTTGCTGAAATAAATTTTACGATCTATGAACCTGACCCCCTTATATTGACCACAACAAGCAATCTAAGTTGTACAGGCGGCATAGCAACAGTCAGCTTAACAGGCGGTACCCTCCCTTATGATTATAGTTGGACAACCGGTGATATTACCTTAGCTTCAACAGATACATTTAATACCATATCAGGCTTAGCAATTGGTACCCATTCTGTAACGATCACAGATGCTAATGGCTGCACTACTTCAGACAGTATAATATTCACTGGCCCTGGCGCACTAGACGTATCTGCAGATACCGGCAGCGCTATTTGCGGACAAAATGATGGGTTGGCATGGGCTGTTATCTCCGGTGGCGCTGGCCCATACACTTATTTATGGGATGATTCCCTGGGACAAACAACCGATACAGCATTTAATTTATATGCTGGTTTTTATACGGTAATAGTCGCTGATTCAAACGGTTGTGTAGATTCTGCTTATGCAATTGTAAATAATTTATTAGCGCCGGTCATTAAGTTGGATTCTACTTCAAACATATCCTGTAATGGCGACAACAGTGGCGACATATATATTTCTGTATCTGGCGGTACATTGCCTTATGCTTATTTATGGTCAGATTCACAAACAACAGAAGATATAAATACTTTAACCGCTGGTTCATATACTTTGGCAATTACAGATGGCAATGGCTGTAAATCTTTCATCAATGTAATTTTAACAGAACCCCCGTCCATTGGATTAACTGTGACAGTAAACAGTAATGTGAGTTGTAATGGCGGCACAGACGGGATGGTAACAGCAAGTATTACAGCAGGTCCATCCCCTTATGATTACGTATGGTCAACCGGTAATAGTACCTTGGGAACAAATGCTACTTCTGATGCTGTAACGAATTTATCAGCAGATACAATTTGGGTAACTATTACAGACGCCAGTGGATGCAGTGAAGTCGATAGTGTAACGATTACTGAGCCTGGAGCATTAGTTTTGGATGTTGATTCGTCCAACATATCTTGCAAAGATTCCAGTGACGGCCAAATTTATATAACGGTTAAAAATGGGGCGCCACCTTACACCTATTTATGGAATGATCCGGGGAACCAAACGGATTCAACTGCTACCGGTTTGCCTGCCGGAACCTACACAGTTGTTGTAACCGATAGCAATGGTTGTACTGATTCTGCTATAGTTACCATAACTCAACCTGTCTCTTTTATTGTGCTAACCACAGATTCAACGCCATCTTTTGCAGGCAATAATGATGGCAGTGCATGGGTAAGCGTTACCGGAGGAACCGGGCCTTATTCTTATTTATGGGATGATTCAACCGGTCAGAAAACTGATACTGCATTTAATTTGTATGCTGGTATTTATACGATTATTGTTACTGACGCCAACGGCTGTGTTGATAGCGCTGAGGTTATTGTAGATTCTATTACGGCCATTAAATTGACCTTTTACAGCGGAATATCTCCTAATCTTGATGATGTAAACGATTCGTGGTATATTATTGGAATTGACTCTTTTCCAAATAACAATGTAACGATCTACAACCGGTATGGGCATCTCGTATGGGGAGAGAAAAATTATGATAATAAGGATGTTTTTTGGAAAGGAACCAACAGGCGCGGCAGAAGAATACCAGATGGAACTTATTTCTTTTTGATTGAAATAACCAATACTACCGGCAGGCAAATAGAGGTTACAAAAAATGGTAAGCCTGAACCTGTTATTTATGAAGGTGAAAAGGTAATCATAAATGGCTGGGTGGAGATAATGCGGTGA
- a CDS encoding T9SS type A sorting domain-containing protein translates to MKKLQLIPLLLAAITTANAQLVFQKTFGGDSSDIASSVQQTADGGYIIAGNTNSFGAGGQDVFLIKTDFNGDTLWTKTYGGADSDIANSVQQTLDGGYIIGGNTVSFDPVADSSDIYLIKTDPMGDTLWTKAYGGTADEYCGSVQEVVDGLTGNPLGYIIAGNTNGYGAGLNDLYLVRTDTNGNMLWTKTYGGANNEYGYAVQQTGDMGFIITGYTSSFGAGGKDVLLIKTDSIGDTLWTKTYGGSIGDEEGYAVKQTGDGGYIISGYTSSFGAGNDDIYLIKTDANGDTLWTRAYGGGQSEYGYSVQLTNSGGYVVTGNSNSFGASSVDVYLLRIDSAGSMIGNMNTFGKSPGDDYFRSIKQTTDGGYIIAGYSQSFGVGGFDVFLIKADSTGSSAPGSCGGGAVPPTVGMPATVVSSTATLVGSGGTVNSTSTIINGTSTAVTELPLGLMLTIDNHVSCNGAADGVATATVSGGVPPYDYTWWPCGTDITNTTLTTVTQNNLAAGPCTILVQDAFGCFADINYTINEPDPIVLTITIDTNISCFGEADGVVTVTKSGGISPFDYVWSNGSSTLGTTDTSSTITGLADTTWSVTVTDGNGCSSIANVTLTVAPPLSLTTGVTGAACGINDGMAWVTVSGGTTPYFYLWNDLPPTLTDTVFNLYSGSYTVIVTDFAGCKDSATVVVNDTGASIIVIDSVLNISCNGDSSGAIYTTVSGGVPPYSYSWSNGDTTEDVSGLIAGSYTFTVTDTAGCISLQNINLTEPAPLVLTTTVNNNVYCNGDSNGTATATMSGGTAPFTYLWDNTETDSTAIALPPDTNCVTVTDAVGCISVGCITITEPPPVTITITSTDVLCNGAATGQATAAVTGGTPAYTYLWSPIGGTDTIASNLPAGTYTIYVTDLNGCTDSAVVIITEPAAALSLTTGSTDANCLTNNGTAWVTVTGGTAPYTYLWNDTAPQTTDTAVNLFSSNYMVTVTDSNGCKDSSFVIVNDVGAPVINNVFSTNITCNDGADGAITITVIGGTQPYAYLWSNGSVDPFISNLVAGTYTVAVTDSVGCISNQNITLTQPVAISLIFTLNNGVSCNGGNNGSATVSATGGTPPYTYFWDNLETDTTAINLPAGTHTVTITDSAGCIAIDSTTISEPLPINLNTTADSNVSCNGGTEGVATVILTGGISPYDYRWSTGDSTIATTNVTNTVTGLLAGSYSVTITDANGCPAIGGVVITEPDSIVLTTGSDSATAGNNDGKAWVIVSGGTQPYLYQWSDSAGQTSDTATGLPAGFYTVVVTDSNGCKDSASVAVSEITGIFNLLPPLAGFNLQVYPNPNTGQFTLSIDLTKKTNTLIKLYHISGKRIFAESLPNLVGLVNLSLDLSKYPKGIYYLQIVTDGGVITKKVDYQ, encoded by the coding sequence ATGAAAAAATTACAGCTAATTCCGTTATTGCTCGCTGCAATTACCACTGCCAATGCACAGTTAGTCTTTCAGAAAACCTTTGGCGGAGATTCTTCAGATATTGCCAGCTCTGTTCAGCAAACTGCTGATGGTGGATATATTATCGCTGGAAACACCAACAGTTTTGGAGCAGGAGGGCAAGATGTTTTTTTGATCAAAACCGATTTCAATGGCGATACACTGTGGACAAAAACTTATGGAGGTGCGGATAGTGATATTGCCAATTCTGTTCAACAAACTCTTGATGGTGGATATATTATTGGTGGCAATACAGTTAGTTTTGATCCCGTAGCCGATTCTTCTGATATATATTTAATCAAAACTGACCCAATGGGTGATACGCTATGGACAAAAGCCTATGGTGGAACAGCAGATGAATATTGCGGGTCAGTTCAGGAAGTTGTTGACGGGCTGACAGGTAATCCCTTAGGGTATATTATTGCAGGTAATACCAACGGCTATGGAGCAGGCCTCAACGACCTTTATTTGGTAAGAACAGATACCAATGGAAATATGTTATGGACAAAAACTTATGGAGGAGCAAATAACGAATATGGCTATGCCGTGCAGCAAACTGGTGATATGGGATTCATTATCACCGGTTATACAAGCAGCTTTGGCGCTGGTGGTAAAGATGTACTTCTGATCAAAACAGACTCTATTGGAGATACGCTGTGGACAAAAACCTATGGCGGTAGTATTGGAGATGAAGAAGGATATGCAGTTAAACAAACAGGGGATGGAGGATATATTATCAGCGGTTATACGAGCAGCTTTGGAGCCGGTAATGATGATATTTATTTGATAAAAACCGATGCTAATGGCGATACACTGTGGACAAGAGCTTATGGAGGCGGTCAATCTGAATATGGATATTCAGTTCAACTAACCAATTCCGGAGGTTATGTTGTTACAGGTAACTCTAATAGCTTTGGTGCATCATCCGTTGATGTTTATTTGTTGCGAATAGATTCTGCCGGCAGTATGATCGGGAATATGAATACTTTTGGCAAATCACCGGGTGATGATTATTTCCGATCAATAAAGCAAACAACCGATGGAGGGTATATTATCGCAGGATATTCTCAAAGTTTTGGAGTAGGAGGATTTGATGTTTTTTTGATCAAAGCCGATTCTACCGGTTCAAGTGCACCAGGCAGCTGCGGTGGAGGCGCTGTACCCCCAACCGTAGGTATGCCTGCAACTGTAGTAAGCTCAACAGCCACACTGGTAGGATCCGGTGGAACCGTTAATAGTACCTCTACCATTATTAATGGCACTTCAACCGCAGTTACCGAACTCCCGTTAGGTTTAATGCTTACAATAGATAACCATGTGAGCTGCAATGGTGCAGCAGATGGGGTGGCTACAGCTACCGTATCCGGGGGAGTACCGCCTTACGATTATACCTGGTGGCCATGCGGTACCGATATCACGAATACAACTTTAACAACAGTTACACAAAATAACCTGGCTGCCGGGCCTTGTACGATACTCGTTCAGGATGCTTTTGGCTGTTTTGCGGATATAAATTACACCATCAACGAACCAGATCCTATTGTATTGACCATCACAATAGATACCAATATAAGCTGTTTTGGTGAAGCAGATGGCGTAGTAACGGTAACTAAATCGGGCGGCATATCTCCTTTTGACTACGTATGGTCAAATGGAAGCAGCACATTAGGAACAACCGATACATCAAGTACAATTACAGGTTTGGCAGACACTACCTGGTCGGTAACGGTAACAGATGGCAATGGCTGCAGTTCTATAGCTAATGTAACCTTAACAGTGGCCCCTCCATTAAGCTTAACAACAGGAGTTACTGGTGCTGCCTGCGGTATTAATGATGGCATGGCGTGGGTTACAGTTTCAGGAGGCACTACCCCATATTTTTACCTATGGAATGACCTCCCGCCCACACTTACCGATACGGTATTTAACCTGTATTCTGGCAGTTATACGGTAATAGTCACTGATTTTGCCGGTTGTAAAGATTCGGCTACTGTAGTTGTAAATGATACAGGCGCCTCAATTATTGTAATTGATTCTGTTTTGAACATCTCCTGTAATGGCGACTCAAGCGGAGCTATTTATACAACTGTGTCTGGTGGAGTTCCGCCATACAGTTATTCATGGTCAAATGGGGATACCACAGAGGATGTAAGCGGATTGATCGCAGGATCTTATACGTTTACTGTAACCGATACTGCCGGCTGCATCTCATTACAGAATATCAATTTAACAGAACCAGCCCCTCTTGTATTAACAACCACGGTAAACAATAATGTTTACTGCAATGGCGATTCTAACGGTACAGCCACTGCGACAATGTCGGGAGGTACAGCGCCATTTACCTACCTATGGGATAATACTGAGACTGACTCTACCGCAATTGCCCTGCCACCAGATACAAATTGTGTTACTGTTACTGATGCTGTTGGATGTATCTCTGTTGGCTGTATAACAATTACAGAACCACCCCCTGTAACCATCACCATTACTTCTACTGATGTACTTTGTAATGGAGCGGCAACAGGTCAGGCAACTGCTGCTGTTACAGGAGGAACTCCGGCTTATACTTATCTATGGTCGCCCATTGGTGGAACAGATACAATCGCTTCTAATTTACCTGCAGGAACTTATACTATTTATGTTACAGATTTGAATGGTTGTACAGATTCAGCAGTTGTAATAATCACTGAACCTGCTGCTGCATTATCTCTAACAACAGGTTCAACCGATGCCAACTGCCTCACAAATAATGGAACCGCATGGGTTACCGTAACAGGAGGTACCGCTCCTTATACTTATCTATGGAACGACACAGCGCCCCAAACAACCGATACGGCAGTTAATTTATTTTCTAGCAATTATATGGTAACCGTTACTGATTCAAACGGTTGTAAAGATTCATCCTTTGTAATTGTTAATGATGTAGGCGCTCCGGTGATCAATAATGTGTTTTCAACAAATATTACCTGTAATGATGGTGCTGATGGAGCTATAACTATTACAGTAATCGGTGGCACGCAACCTTACGCTTACCTGTGGTCAAATGGAAGTGTAGACCCTTTCATTTCTAATTTAGTGGCAGGGACATATACCGTAGCTGTTACAGATAGTGTCGGTTGTATTTCTAACCAGAATATTACTTTAACCCAGCCTGTCGCAATTAGTCTTATCTTTACATTAAATAATGGCGTATCCTGTAATGGAGGCAACAACGGTTCAGCAACTGTTTCAGCAACAGGCGGTACCCCCCCTTATACATATTTTTGGGATAATCTTGAGACTGATACTACAGCAATAAACCTGCCGGCAGGTACACACACCGTCACTATTACTGATTCTGCCGGATGTATTGCTATTGATAGTACCACAATTTCTGAGCCGCTTCCTATTAATTTGAACACTACCGCAGACAGCAATGTGAGCTGTAATGGAGGAACAGAAGGAGTGGCTACTGTAATCTTGACAGGAGGCATTTCACCTTATGATTATAGATGGTCAACCGGTGACAGCACAATAGCAACAACTAATGTAACTAATACAGTTACGGGTTTGTTAGCCGGGTCATATTCAGTAACGATTACAGATGCCAATGGATGCCCCGCCATAGGCGGGGTAGTGATCACTGAACCTGATTCCATTGTATTAACTACAGGCTCAGATTCAGCTACTGCCGGCAATAATGATGGCAAGGCATGGGTAATCGTATCAGGCGGTACACAGCCCTATTTATACCAGTGGAGTGACTCAGCCGGGCAAACTTCAGATACAGCTACCGGCTTGCCGGCAGGGTTTTATACAGTGGTTGTTACTGACAGCAATGGCTGTAAAGACAGCGCTTCGGTTGCAGTTTCTGAAATTACAGGAATTTTCAATCTTCTCCCGCCTTTGGCGGGATTCAATCTTCAGGTTTATCCCAATCCCAATACCGGTCAATTTACTTTGAGCATTGATCTGACAAAAAAAACAAATACATTGATTAAATTGTATCATATTAGTGGAAAGAGGATATTTGCTGAAAGTTTACCAAACCTTGTAGGTTTGGTAAACTTATCCCTTGATTTAAGTAAATACCCTAAAGGGATATATTATTTACAGATTGTGACAGATGGAGGTGTAATAACTAAGAAAGTAGATTATCAATAA
- a CDS encoding TerB family tellurite resistance protein, whose amino-acid sequence MPHLFENTEDARHKAHFYNLLSLAWVDEEFVQSERDFLYKLGKQQGMDKKELDRIVKHPKTLTFIVPMNPKERLEQIYDLVCMMLADKKVDEREVSLCCKIAKRLRFKPHIVGELVKALVTAVDDGVDRETVKEHLSEFLVQENIIY is encoded by the coding sequence ATGCCTCATTTATTTGAAAATACTGAAGATGCACGGCATAAAGCCCATTTCTACAACTTGCTCTCATTAGCATGGGTTGATGAAGAGTTCGTGCAGTCAGAAAGAGACTTTCTTTACAAGCTCGGCAAGCAGCAGGGTATGGATAAAAAGGAGCTGGATAGGATCGTAAAACACCCTAAAACACTTACATTTATCGTACCTATGAATCCAAAAGAACGGCTGGAACAGATATATGATCTTGTTTGTATGATGCTTGCAGATAAAAAGGTTGATGAAAGAGAAGTAAGCTTGTGCTGCAAAATAGCCAAAAGGCTCAGGTTTAAACCTCATATTGTGGGGGAGTTGGTAAAAGCCCTGGTTACCGCTGTTGATGACGGAGTTGACAGAGAAACCGTAAAAGAACATTTAAGTGAGTTTTTGGTTCAGGAAAATATTATCTATTAA
- a CDS encoding FMN-binding glutamate synthase family protein, with the protein METLTNIITQITWWQILLAILGILLVLTIQDIFFSKKHTIRHNYPLVGRLRYFLESVGPEIRQYIVASNRDELPFNRGQRSWIYASSKRQNNYEGFGSDKDIFGNGYIFIKPAMFPYRIEKDHPNFIDNNFLPCAKVMGNYNHRKKPFCPYSVVNISAMSFGSLSANAITALNKGALKAGCYHNTGEGGLSPYHCHGADVVFHFGTGYFGVRDLEGNFSFEKAEELVSKNPFIKAIEIKLSQGAKPGKGGVLPAAKITKEIAQTRNVPLGKDVLSPPNHSAFTNIAEMMEFIEKLAGLTGLPVGIKSAVGKLDMWHELADLMVKTGKGPDFITIDGGEGGTGAAPPSFADHVALPLVFAFSNIYKIFLEKKLTERIVFIASGKLGFPANALTTFAMGADLINVAREAMMSIGCIQAQVCHANTCPTGVTTHNRWLQAGLNPTLKSERFYNYIKTCRKEMLEITHACGYEHPCQMTMEDVDLSMGDNNSTQSLKAAYGYGKVPVPFSDMKALAECEFLGGLKTVDSRQ; encoded by the coding sequence ATGGAAACCCTAACCAACATCATTACCCAAATCACCTGGTGGCAAATCCTGTTAGCCATTTTGGGTATTCTTTTAGTCCTAACCATACAGGATATATTTTTCAGTAAAAAGCACACCATAAGGCATAATTATCCCTTAGTGGGGCGTCTCAGGTATTTTCTGGAAAGTGTAGGGCCGGAGATAAGACAATACATTGTGGCCAGCAACAGGGATGAACTGCCATTTAACAGGGGGCAACGATCATGGATCTATGCTTCTTCAAAAAGACAAAATAATTATGAAGGTTTTGGCAGTGACAAAGATATTTTTGGTAACGGCTATATATTTATCAAACCCGCTATGTTCCCCTATAGAATTGAAAAGGATCATCCTAACTTTATAGACAACAATTTTTTGCCCTGTGCCAAGGTAATGGGCAACTATAATCATAGAAAGAAACCATTCTGCCCTTATTCAGTGGTAAACATTTCAGCCATGAGCTTTGGCTCGTTGTCTGCAAACGCCATTACAGCGCTCAACAAAGGTGCATTAAAAGCAGGCTGCTATCACAATACAGGTGAAGGGGGCCTTTCACCTTACCACTGTCATGGCGCTGATGTTGTCTTTCATTTTGGCACCGGTTATTTTGGAGTAAGGGATTTGGAAGGAAATTTTTCTTTTGAAAAAGCAGAAGAATTGGTTTCAAAAAATCCCTTCATCAAAGCGATTGAGATAAAACTTTCACAAGGCGCCAAACCCGGCAAAGGAGGTGTATTGCCTGCTGCCAAGATCACAAAAGAAATTGCTCAGACGCGCAATGTCCCATTGGGAAAGGACGTATTGTCTCCACCCAATCACTCGGCATTTACAAATATTGCTGAAATGATGGAATTTATTGAAAAGCTTGCCGGGCTTACAGGGCTTCCGGTCGGTATTAAATCAGCGGTAGGTAAATTGGATATGTGGCATGAGCTCGCTGACCTGATGGTAAAAACGGGCAAAGGCCCTGATTTTATTACGATTGATGGAGGGGAGGGTGGAACCGGTGCAGCGCCTCCTTCTTTTGCAGACCATGTTGCACTGCCGCTGGTTTTTGCATTTAGTAATATATATAAAATATTTCTGGAAAAAAAGCTCACTGAAAGAATAGTATTTATTGCATCAGGGAAATTAGGATTCCCTGCCAATGCCCTGACGACTTTTGCTATGGGTGCAGACCTGATAAATGTAGCAAGAGAGGCCATGATGTCTATTGGATGCATCCAGGCCCAGGTATGTCATGCCAACACCTGCCCAACTGGTGTTACCACGCACAATAGATGGCTGCAGGCAGGTCTGAATCCTACATTAAAATCAGAAAGATTTTACAACTACATAAAAACCTGCCGCAAGGAAATGCTGGAAATTACGCATGCCTGCGGCTACGAACACCCTTGCCAGATGACCATGGAAGATGTGGATTTAAGCATGGGAGATAATAACAGCACACAATCGCTCAAAGCTGCTTATGGGTATGGAAAAGTACCTGTGCCTTTTAGTGATATGAAAGCGTTGGCTGAATGTGAATTCTTAGGAGGGTTGAAAACAGTAGACAGTAGACAGTAG